TGTAAGATCAGTTCAGTTAAACCGCTATTTCACCGTTGTGATGAGCCATTCGAGGGAAGCCGTTGCCACGAGACTCATTGCTTTGGGCAATGGTCATAGCAGGTTCTGCGCGTCCAGTCTCACTTCACGATCCATTTTTTTAACGACACTGTTTTCTCCTTCACGACCGAGCCAGAGCTGACCATGGCTTCCTTTTCATCGATCATCACAACACCTAGCACGTCCCAGAGGTGATTTGATTATCAATGGTTACTTGATTACCAGCGCTTGCGCCCCCATCCTCCTGAAGATCAATTTTACTGTACTGTTTATATTGGTAGCGGCAAACCAGGCTACCGCCAAGGTGTTACCCACCGCATCGGCCCTGGAACCGCATTGATCAGACAGTACTTCAACTTCCACCCCGTCAGCATAGATCGTTTGAGGTGCAGTCCATTCTCCGTCTACCAGTCTAACAATAGACATGTCTCGAACTTCCATTTCAGAGCGATCACGATAA
This DNA window, taken from Cytophagales bacterium, encodes the following:
- a CDS encoding exo-alpha-sialidase gives rise to the protein YRDRSEMEVRDMSIVRLVDGEWTAPQTIYADGVEVEVLSDQCGSRADAVGNTLAVAWFAATNINSTVKLIFRRMGAQALVIK